A segment of the Chryseobacterium scophthalmum genome:
TAAGTCCTCTTCCCGGGTTTGCATAAGGTGTTTTTGTAGAAACCTGTTCCACCTGATTGGTTGGAAAAGTCGTTCCTTTTAGCTCTGCAACTACTGTACTTTCGTCAGCATCAGCGTTTACAATTTTTCCTTTCACAACTCCGGAGTTACGAAGAATTCTTGTCAGTCTTCTGGTATCAATTCCTGAAATTCCTGAAAGTTTTTTCTTTTTAAATAATTCATCTAAAGTAATTTGAGTACGGAAATTCGACGGCAGATCACAAAGTTCTTTTACGATAAGACCTTTGATAGCTGGCTCTATACTCTCATAATCATCTCTATTAATCCCATAGTTTCCGATAAGCGGATAGGTCATACAAACAATCTGACCGCAGTAAGATGGGTCAGAGATCAGTTCTTGATACCCTGTCATTCCGGTATTGAAAACTACTTCTCCTGCAGTTTCCAATTCAGCTCCGAAACCTTCTCCATGAAACACTTCACCGGACTCCAGTATTAACTTTTTCTTCATTTTTAAATTAGATTTTAGAAATTAGAAGTTAAACTTCCGCATTCTGTTATTTTACTTCTTATTTTTTCTATTTTACTTTTTAAACCACCCCGTCAAAAATTCTTTGAATTTTTGCCATTCTTCCAAAGAAGAGGAATTTTTGGGCGTTTATTTGTTTTGAAACTCGTATCCCGAATCTCTTATTTAAAAGTGTATCCTTCTTTTTCTAAGGCTTCTTTTAAAATTGCCATTCTTGCGAAAACGCCGTTTTGCATTTGTTTGAAAATTCTTGAGCGTTCGCATTCAACTAATTCTGTATCAATTTCTACTCCTCTGTTGATTGGAGCTGGATGCATGATGATCGCTTCTTTTTTCATCGCTTTTTCTCTTTCTTTCGTCAAACCATATTTTCTGTGGTAATCAGACGCTGAGAAGCTCATTTTCGCATCGTGTCTTTCATGTTGAATTCTTAACAACATCAAAACATCAACTTCTTTAATTAACTCATCAACAGACAGATAAGTCCCGTTAATTAAAGCTCCTTCGTCAAACCATTGTTCTGGTCCTGAAAAGTAAACTTTAGCGCCTAACCTTCTTAATGCTTCTGCATTTGAATTAGCAACTCGGCTGTGTTTTACATCTCCTACAATTCCTATTTTTAAGCCTTCAAATTTTCCAAATTCCTGATAGATTGTCATCAAGTCTAACATACATTGAGAAGGATGATTTCCTGTTCCATCACCTCCGTTAATCACGGGGATTGTAATATTTTTTAATTCATCAAAATATCTGTCTTTTTTGTCTCTGATTACAACCAGATTTACACCAAGACTTTCAATCGTTTTTACCGTATCATAAAGACTTTCCCCTTTGTTTACCGAACTGTTTGCCGCATCAAAAGGAACCACCTGTAATCCTAATTTTCTTTCGGCAATATCAAAACTTGTTTTCGTTCTTGTACTGTCTTCAAAGAAAAGATTTGAGCAAAAAACTTCTCCTTCAATTTTAGCAGTTTTTCCATTAGCAAAAGCCAGTGCTTCTGTTACTATACTGTTGATTCTCTCGGTACTTAGTTCTGTAATCGTAAACATAATATCTTAATTTTTTACAAAAAAAAAGCGAAGAAA
Coding sequences within it:
- a CDS encoding aspartate carbamoyltransferase catalytic subunit, whose amino-acid sequence is MFTITELSTERINSIVTEALAFANGKTAKIEGEVFCSNLFFEDSTRTKTSFDIAERKLGLQVVPFDAANSSVNKGESLYDTVKTIESLGVNLVVIRDKKDRYFDELKNITIPVINGGDGTGNHPSQCMLDLMTIYQEFGKFEGLKIGIVGDVKHSRVANSNAEALRRLGAKVYFSGPEQWFDEGALINGTYLSVDELIKEVDVLMLLRIQHERHDAKMSFSASDYHRKYGLTKEREKAMKKEAIIMHPAPINRGVEIDTELVECERSRIFKQMQNGVFARMAILKEALEKEGYTFK